From one Callithrix jacchus isolate 240 chromosome 2, calJac240_pri, whole genome shotgun sequence genomic stretch:
- the GABRA6 gene encoding gamma-aminobutyric acid receptor subunit alpha-6 isoform X1 encodes MALPLPWLCIILWLENALGKLEDEGSLYSENISRILDNLLEGYDNRLRPGFGGAVTEVKTDIYVTSFGPVSDVEMEYTMDVFFRQTWTDERLKFGGPTEILSLNNLMVSKIWTPDTFFRNGKKSIAHNMTTPNKLFRIMQNGTILYTMRLTINADCPMRLVNFPMDGHACPLKFGSYAYPKSEIIYTWKKGPLYSVEVPEESSSLLQYDLIGQTVSSETIKSNTGEYVIMTVYFHLQRKMGYFMIQIYTPCIMTVILSQVSFWINKESVPARTVFGITTVLTMTTLSISARHSLPKVSYATAMDWFIAVCFAFVFSALIEFAAVNYFTNLQTQKAKRKAQIASPPPVTISKATEPLEAEVVLHPDSKYHLKKRITSLSLPIVSSPEANKVLTRAPILQSTPVTPPPLSPAFGGTSKIDQYSRILFPVAFAGFNLVYWIVYLSKDTMEVSSSVE; translated from the exons ATGGCGTTGCCTCTGCCCTGGCTGTGCATTATTCTGTG GCTAGAAAATGCCCTAGGGAAACTCGAAGATGAAGGCAGCCTCTACTCAGAAAACATCAGTCGGATCCTGGACAACTTGCTTGAAGGCTATGACAATCGGCTGCGACCGGGATTTGGAG GTGCTGTCACTGAAGTCAAAACAGATATTTATGTGACCAGTTTTGGGCCTGTGTCAGATGTGgagatg GAGTATACGATGGATGTTTTTTTCCGCCAGACTTGGACTGATGAGAGGTTGAAGTTTGGGGGGCCAACTGAGATTCTGAGTTTGAACAACTTGATGGTCAGTAAAATCTGGACACCTGACACTTTTTTCAGAAATGGTAAAAAGTCAATTGCTCACAACATGACAACTCCTAATAAACTCTTCAGAATAATGCAGAATGGAACCATTTTATACACCATGAG GCTTACCATCAATGCTGACTGTCCCATGAGGCTGGTTAACTTTCCTATGGATGGGCATGCTTGTCCACTCAAGTTTGGGAGCT aTGCTTATCCCAAAAGTGAAATCATATATACATGGAAAAAAGGACCACTTTATTCAGTAGAAGTCCCAGAAGAATCTTCAAGCCTTCTCCAGTACGATCTGATTGGACAAACAGTATCTAGTGAGACAATTAAATCTAACACAG GTGAATACGTTATAATGACAGTTTATTTCCACTTGCAAAGGAAGATGGGCTACTTCATGATACAGATATACACTCCTTGCATTATGACAGTCATTCTTTCCCAGGTGTCTTTCTGGATTAATAAGGAGTCCGTCCCAGCAAGAACTGTTTTTG ggatTACCACTGTTTTAACTATGACCACTTTGAGCATTAGTGCCCGGCACTCTTTGCCAAAAGTGTCATATGCCACTGCCATGGATTGGTTCATAGCTGTTTGCTTTGCTTTCGTCTTCTCTGCTCTTATCGAGTTTGCAGCTGTCAACTACTTCACCAATCTTCAGACACAGAAGGCCAAAAGGAAGGCACAGATTGCATCCCCACCCCCAGTGACAATATCAAAAGCTACTGAACctttggaagctgaggttgtTCTG CATCCTGATTCCAAATATCATCTGAAGAAAAGAATCACTTCTCTGTCCTTACCAATAGTGTCATCTCCTGAGGCCAATAAAGTTCTCACTAGAGCACCCATCCTACAATCTACACCTGTCACGCCCCCACCACTCTCGCCAGCCTTTGGAGGCACCAGTAAAATAGACCAGTATTCTCGAATTCTCTTCCCAGTTGCATTTGCAGGATTCAACCTTGTGTACTGGATAGTTTATCTTTCCAAAGATACAATGGAAGTGAGCAGCAGTGTTGAATAG
- the GABRA6 gene encoding gamma-aminobutyric acid receptor subunit alpha-6 isoform X2 has translation MALPLPWLCIILWLENALGKLEDEGSLYSENISRILDNLLEGYDNRLRPGFGGAVTEVKTDIYVTSFGPVSDVEMTWTDERLKFGGPTEILSLNNLMVSKIWTPDTFFRNGKKSIAHNMTTPNKLFRIMQNGTILYTMRLTINADCPMRLVNFPMDGHACPLKFGSYAYPKSEIIYTWKKGPLYSVEVPEESSSLLQYDLIGQTVSSETIKSNTGEYVIMTVYFHLQRKMGYFMIQIYTPCIMTVILSQVSFWINKESVPARTVFGITTVLTMTTLSISARHSLPKVSYATAMDWFIAVCFAFVFSALIEFAAVNYFTNLQTQKAKRKAQIASPPPVTISKATEPLEAEVVLHPDSKYHLKKRITSLSLPIVSSPEANKVLTRAPILQSTPVTPPPLSPAFGGTSKIDQYSRILFPVAFAGFNLVYWIVYLSKDTMEVSSSVE, from the exons ATGGCGTTGCCTCTGCCCTGGCTGTGCATTATTCTGTG GCTAGAAAATGCCCTAGGGAAACTCGAAGATGAAGGCAGCCTCTACTCAGAAAACATCAGTCGGATCCTGGACAACTTGCTTGAAGGCTATGACAATCGGCTGCGACCGGGATTTGGAG GTGCTGTCACTGAAGTCAAAACAGATATTTATGTGACCAGTTTTGGGCCTGTGTCAGATGTGgagatg ACTTGGACTGATGAGAGGTTGAAGTTTGGGGGGCCAACTGAGATTCTGAGTTTGAACAACTTGATGGTCAGTAAAATCTGGACACCTGACACTTTTTTCAGAAATGGTAAAAAGTCAATTGCTCACAACATGACAACTCCTAATAAACTCTTCAGAATAATGCAGAATGGAACCATTTTATACACCATGAG GCTTACCATCAATGCTGACTGTCCCATGAGGCTGGTTAACTTTCCTATGGATGGGCATGCTTGTCCACTCAAGTTTGGGAGCT aTGCTTATCCCAAAAGTGAAATCATATATACATGGAAAAAAGGACCACTTTATTCAGTAGAAGTCCCAGAAGAATCTTCAAGCCTTCTCCAGTACGATCTGATTGGACAAACAGTATCTAGTGAGACAATTAAATCTAACACAG GTGAATACGTTATAATGACAGTTTATTTCCACTTGCAAAGGAAGATGGGCTACTTCATGATACAGATATACACTCCTTGCATTATGACAGTCATTCTTTCCCAGGTGTCTTTCTGGATTAATAAGGAGTCCGTCCCAGCAAGAACTGTTTTTG ggatTACCACTGTTTTAACTATGACCACTTTGAGCATTAGTGCCCGGCACTCTTTGCCAAAAGTGTCATATGCCACTGCCATGGATTGGTTCATAGCTGTTTGCTTTGCTTTCGTCTTCTCTGCTCTTATCGAGTTTGCAGCTGTCAACTACTTCACCAATCTTCAGACACAGAAGGCCAAAAGGAAGGCACAGATTGCATCCCCACCCCCAGTGACAATATCAAAAGCTACTGAACctttggaagctgaggttgtTCTG CATCCTGATTCCAAATATCATCTGAAGAAAAGAATCACTTCTCTGTCCTTACCAATAGTGTCATCTCCTGAGGCCAATAAAGTTCTCACTAGAGCACCCATCCTACAATCTACACCTGTCACGCCCCCACCACTCTCGCCAGCCTTTGGAGGCACCAGTAAAATAGACCAGTATTCTCGAATTCTCTTCCCAGTTGCATTTGCAGGATTCAACCTTGTGTACTGGATAGTTTATCTTTCCAAAGATACAATGGAAGTGAGCAGCAGTGTTGAATAG